From the Lolium rigidum isolate FL_2022 chromosome 2, APGP_CSIRO_Lrig_0.1, whole genome shotgun sequence genome, one window contains:
- the LOC124692579 gene encoding transcription factor MYB30-like isoform X4, which produces MGRSPCCEKLGLKRGPLFLVVWTVEEDAILVAHIERHGHSNWRALPKQAGLLRCGKSCRLRWINYLRPDVKRGNFTGEEEDAIIQLHAMLGNRWSMIAARLPGRTDNEIKNVWHTHLKKRLDPASSARRTTAAPKRKPKKPVSPTALEGPTSELVSSPEQSLSTSSSATTDDSVATSLESTSSFSSDSEEFQIDDSFWSETLATAVDSSMEAGDPFGADSASPSSSNDEMDFWVRLFMQAGDLQSLSQI; this is translated from the exons ATGGGGAGGTCTCCTTGCTGCGAGAAGCTGGGGCTCAAGAGGGGGCC ccttttcctagtagtgtggacGGTGGAGGAAGACGCGATCCTCGTCGCTCACATCGAGCGGCACGGGCACAGCAACTGGCGGGCGCTGCCGAAGCAGGCCGGGCTGCTGCGCTGCGGCAAGAGCTGCCGCCTCCGGTGGATTAACTACCTCCGCCCGGACGTCAAGCGCGGCAACTtcaccggcgaggaggaggacgccatcATCCAGCTCCACGCCATGCTCGGCAACAGATGGTCGATGATCGCGGCGAGGCTGCCCGGGAGGACGGACAACGAGATCAAGAATGTCTGGCACACGCACCTCAAGAAGCGACTTGA CCCGGCAAGTTCGGCGCGGC GAACAACAGCCGCGCCTAAGCGGAAACCAAAGAAACCTGTGTCTCCGACCGCGCTCGAGGGCCCAACCTCCGAGCTGGTTTCGTCACCGGAGCAGTCCCTCTCCACGTCGTCTTCCGCCACCACCGACGACTCGGTGGCAACGTCGCTGGAGAGCACGAGCAGCTTCAGCTCGGACTCTGAAGAGTTCCAGATCGACGACAGCTTCTGGTCCGAGACACTGGCAACGGCGGTGGACAGCTCCATGGAAGCCGGCGACCCCTTCGGTGCAGACAgtgcatcgccgtcgtcgagcaaCGACGAGATGGACTTCTGGGTCAGACTGTTCATGCAGGCTGGTGACTTGCAGAGCTTGTCTCAGATTTAG
- the LOC124692579 gene encoding transcription factor MYB30-like isoform X2 — MGRSPCCEKLGLKRGPLFLVVWTVEEDAILVAHIERHGHSNWRALPKQAGLLRCGKSCRLRWINYLRPDVKRGNFTGEEEDAIIQLHAMLGNRWSMIAARLPGRTDNEIKNVWHTHLKKRLESSVPASSARRTTAAPKRKPKKPVSPTALEGPTSELVSSPEQSLSTSSSATTDDSVATSLESTSSFSSDSEEFQIDDSFWSETLATAVDSSMEAGDPFGADSASPSSSNDEMDFWVRLFMQAGDLQSLSQI, encoded by the exons ATGGGGAGGTCTCCTTGCTGCGAGAAGCTGGGGCTCAAGAGGGGGCC ccttttcctagtagtgtggacGGTGGAGGAAGACGCGATCCTCGTCGCTCACATCGAGCGGCACGGGCACAGCAACTGGCGGGCGCTGCCGAAGCAGGCCGGGCTGCTGCGCTGCGGCAAGAGCTGCCGCCTCCGGTGGATTAACTACCTCCGCCCGGACGTCAAGCGCGGCAACTtcaccggcgaggaggaggacgccatcATCCAGCTCCACGCCATGCTCGGCAACAGATGGTCGATGATCGCGGCGAGGCTGCCCGGGAGGACGGACAACGAGATCAAGAATGTCTGGCACACGCACCTCAAGAAGCGACTTGAGTCGTCCGT CCCGGCAAGTTCGGCGCGGC GAACAACAGCCGCGCCTAAGCGGAAACCAAAGAAACCTGTGTCTCCGACCGCGCTCGAGGGCCCAACCTCCGAGCTGGTTTCGTCACCGGAGCAGTCCCTCTCCACGTCGTCTTCCGCCACCACCGACGACTCGGTGGCAACGTCGCTGGAGAGCACGAGCAGCTTCAGCTCGGACTCTGAAGAGTTCCAGATCGACGACAGCTTCTGGTCCGAGACACTGGCAACGGCGGTGGACAGCTCCATGGAAGCCGGCGACCCCTTCGGTGCAGACAgtgcatcgccgtcgtcgagcaaCGACGAGATGGACTTCTGGGTCAGACTGTTCATGCAGGCTGGTGACTTGCAGAGCTTGTCTCAGATTTAG
- the LOC124692579 gene encoding transcription factor MYB30-like isoform X3, protein MGRSPCCEKLGLKRGPLFLVVWTVEEDAILVAHIERHGHSNWRALPKQAGLLRCGKSCRLRWINYLRPDVKRGNFTGEEEDAIIQLHAMLGNRWSMIAARLPGRTDNEIKNVWHTHLKKRLESSMNKTGTTAAPKRKPKKPVSPTALEGPTSELVSSPEQSLSTSSSATTDDSVATSLESTSSFSSDSEEFQIDDSFWSETLATAVDSSMEAGDPFGADSASPSSSNDEMDFWVRLFMQAGDLQSLSQI, encoded by the exons ATGGGGAGGTCTCCTTGCTGCGAGAAGCTGGGGCTCAAGAGGGGGCC ccttttcctagtagtgtggacGGTGGAGGAAGACGCGATCCTCGTCGCTCACATCGAGCGGCACGGGCACAGCAACTGGCGGGCGCTGCCGAAGCAGGCCGGGCTGCTGCGCTGCGGCAAGAGCTGCCGCCTCCGGTGGATTAACTACCTCCGCCCGGACGTCAAGCGCGGCAACTtcaccggcgaggaggaggacgccatcATCCAGCTCCACGCCATGCTCGGCAACAGATGGTCGATGATCGCGGCGAGGCTGCCCGGGAGGACGGACAACGAGATCAAGAATGTCTGGCACACGCACCTCAAGAAGCGACTTGAGTCGTCC ATGAATAAAACGG GAACAACAGCCGCGCCTAAGCGGAAACCAAAGAAACCTGTGTCTCCGACCGCGCTCGAGGGCCCAACCTCCGAGCTGGTTTCGTCACCGGAGCAGTCCCTCTCCACGTCGTCTTCCGCCACCACCGACGACTCGGTGGCAACGTCGCTGGAGAGCACGAGCAGCTTCAGCTCGGACTCTGAAGAGTTCCAGATCGACGACAGCTTCTGGTCCGAGACACTGGCAACGGCGGTGGACAGCTCCATGGAAGCCGGCGACCCCTTCGGTGCAGACAgtgcatcgccgtcgtcgagcaaCGACGAGATGGACTTCTGGGTCAGACTGTTCATGCAGGCTGGTGACTTGCAGAGCTTGTCTCAGATTTAG
- the LOC124692579 gene encoding transcription factor MYB30-like isoform X1, translated as MGRSPCCEKLGLKRGPLFLVVWTVEEDAILVAHIERHGHSNWRALPKQAGLLRCGKSCRLRWINYLRPDVKRGNFTGEEEDAIIQLHAMLGNRWSMIAARLPGRTDNEIKNVWHTHLKKRLESSSEQGTTAAPKRKPKKPVSPTALEGPTSELVSSPEQSLSTSSSATTDDSVATSLESTSSFSSDSEEFQIDDSFWSETLATAVDSSMEAGDPFGADSASPSSSNDEMDFWVRLFMQAGDLQSLSQI; from the exons ATGGGGAGGTCTCCTTGCTGCGAGAAGCTGGGGCTCAAGAGGGGGCC ccttttcctagtagtgtggacGGTGGAGGAAGACGCGATCCTCGTCGCTCACATCGAGCGGCACGGGCACAGCAACTGGCGGGCGCTGCCGAAGCAGGCCGGGCTGCTGCGCTGCGGCAAGAGCTGCCGCCTCCGGTGGATTAACTACCTCCGCCCGGACGTCAAGCGCGGCAACTtcaccggcgaggaggaggacgccatcATCCAGCTCCACGCCATGCTCGGCAACAGATGGTCGATGATCGCGGCGAGGCTGCCCGGGAGGACGGACAACGAGATCAAGAATGTCTGGCACACGCACCTCAAGAAGCGACTTGAGTCGTCC TCCGAACAAGGAACAACAGCCGCGCCTAAGCGGAAACCAAAGAAACCTGTGTCTCCGACCGCGCTCGAGGGCCCAACCTCCGAGCTGGTTTCGTCACCGGAGCAGTCCCTCTCCACGTCGTCTTCCGCCACCACCGACGACTCGGTGGCAACGTCGCTGGAGAGCACGAGCAGCTTCAGCTCGGACTCTGAAGAGTTCCAGATCGACGACAGCTTCTGGTCCGAGACACTGGCAACGGCGGTGGACAGCTCCATGGAAGCCGGCGACCCCTTCGGTGCAGACAgtgcatcgccgtcgtcgagcaaCGACGAGATGGACTTCTGGGTCAGACTGTTCATGCAGGCTGGTGACTTGCAGAGCTTGTCTCAGATTTAG
- the LOC124692579 gene encoding transcription factor MYB30-like isoform X5, translating to MGRSPCCEKLGLKRGPLFLVVWTVEEDAILVAHIERHGHSNWRALPKQAGLLRCGKSCRLRWINYLRPDVKRGNFTGEEEDAIIQLHAMLGNRWSMIAARLPGRTDNEIKNVWHTHLKKRLESQAASRSAPKRKPKKPVSPTALEGPTSELVSSPEQSLSTSSSATTDDSVATSLESTSSFSSDSEEFQIDDSFWSETLATAVDSSMEAGDPFGADSASPSSSNDEMDFWVRLFMQAGDLQSLSQI from the exons ATGGGGAGGTCTCCTTGCTGCGAGAAGCTGGGGCTCAAGAGGGGGCC ccttttcctagtagtgtggacGGTGGAGGAAGACGCGATCCTCGTCGCTCACATCGAGCGGCACGGGCACAGCAACTGGCGGGCGCTGCCGAAGCAGGCCGGGCTGCTGCGCTGCGGCAAGAGCTGCCGCCTCCGGTGGATTAACTACCTCCGCCCGGACGTCAAGCGCGGCAACTtcaccggcgaggaggaggacgccatcATCCAGCTCCACGCCATGCTCGGCAACAGATGGTCGATGATCGCGGCGAGGCTGCCCGGGAGGACGGACAACGAGATCAAGAATGTCTGGCACACGCACCTCAAGAAGCGACTTGAGTC CCAAGCTGCATCACGCT CCGCGCCTAAGCGGAAACCAAAGAAACCTGTGTCTCCGACCGCGCTCGAGGGCCCAACCTCCGAGCTGGTTTCGTCACCGGAGCAGTCCCTCTCCACGTCGTCTTCCGCCACCACCGACGACTCGGTGGCAACGTCGCTGGAGAGCACGAGCAGCTTCAGCTCGGACTCTGAAGAGTTCCAGATCGACGACAGCTTCTGGTCCGAGACACTGGCAACGGCGGTGGACAGCTCCATGGAAGCCGGCGACCCCTTCGGTGCAGACAgtgcatcgccgtcgtcgagcaaCGACGAGATGGACTTCTGGGTCAGACTGTTCATGCAGGCTGGTGACTTGCAGAGCTTGTCTCAGATTTAG